TCCGTTTACTTCCAAAGTAGGTCTTGTTCCAGTTCTTTCTAATGTAGAATATCCATTTTCTCCCCAAACCTCCTCTATTTCCAAATCCTTTTTGTACTCCTCCAAATCGAAGGGGGCTGAATTCAGATCTTTCCTTTCTTCTTCAGTAAGCTCAACAACGCCATCATAAAATCCAGGAATGGTAATGTGATTATTTTCATCATGAAGAGACGCAATCATTTGACAGAGTATAGTTGCCGGATTTGCTACCGCTCCTCCGTAAACCCCTGAATGTAAATCACGATTTGGACCAGTTACTTCAACTTCCATATACGATAGTCCCCTTAATCCAGTTTCCAGAGAAGGAGTTTCCATACTGATCATAGAGGTATCAGAAATTAAAACAACATCTGCTGCCAATCTTTCTTTATTTGCCGCTACGAATTTACCAAGGTTATCAGAGCCAACTTCTTCTTCCCCTTCGATCATGAATTTTATATTACATGGAAGATTATCCGTATGCATCATGGCTTCGAAAGCTTTTACATGCATATAAAATTGTCCTTTATCATCGCAGGCTCCTCTGGCGTAAATTTTACCATCGCGAACAGTTGGCTCGAATGGTGGTGTATGCCATAATTCCAAAGGATCTGCCGGTTGAACATCATAATGTCCGTATACTAATACTGTAGGCAGATTATTATTGATAATTTTTTCACCGTAAACAATAGGGTATCCGCTTGTAGGACAAACTTCAACATTTTGCGCTCCTGCATCTCTCAATTTCTGAGCAACAAAATCTGCTGTAGCTAAAACGTCATTTTTATAGGCTGGATCTGCACTAACAGATGGGAATCTCAATAAAGCAAAAAGCTCTTCCAGAAAACGAGGTTTGTTCTCCTCAATATAGTTCTTTATAGATTGCATAATGTTTTTAGTGTTTACACAAATATAAGAGTTATAAGAGGAGGTTTGTTTTAAACAAAAAAAAAGAGCAAATTGTTACATTCGCTCTTTTTTATTTTCTTTTGATATTAGTCATAATCTCCCATATCTTTTTTTGGTCCACCTTGCATATTGAAAGGTAAATTTTCAGTTTTTTCAGGAGCGGCGTCCGCATCCTTTTTACATGAAGTTGAAACTAAAGCTCCAAACAAAGCACAGATAAGCAATAATCTTTTCATAATATCTTATTTATAATTTAATGAATTTCTTATTTATTATTCAAACATAACTATATTTTTTTATTTGTTGTAAAAAAAATAAAAAAATAAATAATTTAAATAATAAAAAAAAACATTTATTTTTCACATAAGTAAATTATATTATTTTTTTCTCTCATTAGAGTTTTTTTAACTAGAATTATGAACTACATTAGAATCCTGTATCTCTATGAAGGGAATTAGATTAGCTAATTTTATCTTATTTTTAAATTTAATGTTAATTAGTAATTTCTCTTTAGCAGAAACAACCAATAGCATTCAAGGTTTTAACAATATAGATTCTTTAATTTATGAAAGTATAAAATTAGCTAGATATGCTCCAATTAAAGGTCTTGAAATAGCAGAAAGAACCTTAAAAGTTTCTAAAAAAAAACACTACAATCGTGGAATAGCAGAATCTTTTAGAAGTATAGGAATAAATTACCACAATTCTAATAAAAAAGACAGTGCAATCTTTTATTACTTAAAAGCACTTGACGTATTTAAAAAAACGAATGACACATTTGGTATAGCTAAAGTTTATAATAATTTAGGTAATTCCTATAAATATTTCAATAATCAGAAGGCGATATATTTCTATAACCAAACCATTAAACTGTCTCAAGAAAAAAATTACAAAAACTTAACAGCAGCATCCTATTTAAGTATTGGTTCTTTATCTTCAAAAGAAAAAGATTACAAAACAGCTAACTACAATTTCTTTAAGGCCCTCCAGTTGTTCAAAGAGATAAATGATATAAGAGGTCTCATGCTTACATACCAAAACATGGGAGTTAATTTTTATTATCAAAATGAAATAAGTCAAGCAGAAGCTAATCTTATTAAAGCTTATGAAATAGCAAAAGTAAACAATAATAAGATATCTCTTTCTAGTATCAATCTTACTTTAGCCTCTATTAATATGGCTAAACAAAAATATCAAATTGCAAAAAATAATATTGATGAAGGAATTGAAATCGCAAAAGAACTTTACGATGAAAAACTAATTTATGATTTTACTCTTACCTCATACGAATTAGAAAAAAAACAAGGCAATTATAAATCTGCACTGGCTAATTTAGAGCAAGTTCATTCCCGTGATAGTTTATACTACAAAGAAAATGTATCAAATATCTTAAGTCTTCACGAAGAACAGCAAAAATCACTAGAGAAGCAGAAACAGTACGAGATTCAGATCGAAAAACAGGAAAAGTACGTAATTATAATGGTTTTTGCTGTTATAGTTGCCGCTTTAAGTATTTCGGTAATCGTTATCCTGAACAAAAGCAAAAGAAAAGCAGAAAGGAATAATATTCGCTTGAAGAAGCTAAACGAAGAAATATCAATTCAAAAAGAAAACTTAAACCAAATCAACTTGAAGCTAGAGGATATTATTACAGAACGGACCAAAGATTTGACGGTTAAAAACAGGAAGCTTTCCGAATATTCTTCTCACCTTTCTCACCAAATCAGAGGTCCGGTCGCTACACTAAAGGGACTTATCATGCTTGCTGAAGATGAACTGATTAATGAGAAAGAATATATCAAACAAATGAAAAAATGTGTTGATGATATCGACGACCAGATTATGGATATCAACATTGCATTGCATGACGCCAGCAGAGAAGGACTAAATAAAGAAGACGAATAGCTTTCTTTATTCACATATGACCAAATATTTGGTAATCATTCTTAATTTAGCGCTTTAAAAAGTATATTGATTTTGGATTATTTAAAAGGATTAAACTCTTCGCAAAGACAGGCTGTTGAACAGACAGAGGGGCCAGTTATGATTGTAGCCGGCGCTGGTTCGGGAAAAACAAGAGTAATTACTTATAGAGTTGCACATCTTATACAAAAAGGCGTAGACCCTTTTCAGATTTTGGTATTGACATTTACCAACAAAGCTGCAAAAGAGATGCGCGACCGTATTACAAAGGTTGTAGGTCCCGAAGCAAAAAATATATGGATGGGAACCTTCCACTCTATCTTTGCCAAAATTTTGAGGGTCGAAGCGAATAAACTTGGTTATCCTAGCAATTTCACCATATACGATACTGACGACAGTAAAAGTCTGATCAAAGCTATTCTGAAAGAGATGAATCTGGACGATAAGCTATATAATCCCAATTTTGTTTACGGCAGAATCTCCATGGCAAAAAACAACTTGATTTCTGCTGCAGAATATCAAAATAATGAACAAATCCAGGCGGATGATTTTTCTACCGGACGTGGTCAATTAGGAAAAGTTTATGCTACCTATACTGCCAGATGTTTTAAAGCTGGTGCTATGGACTTTGATGATTTGTTATTCAAGACGAATGTTCTTTTAAAGGACCATCCAGATGTTTTGTATAAATATCAGCACAAGTTTAAATATTTAATGGTAGATGAGTATCAGGACACCAACTTTTCTCAATACCTGATTGTAAAAAAATTGGCCGCCGTAACCTACAATTTATGCGTTGTCGGAGACGATGCGCAAAGTATTTACGGTTTCAGGGGAGCAAATATTCAGAACATACTCAACTTTCAAAAGGATTATCCGGATGTTAAAGTATTCAAATTAGAACAAAATTACCGTTCGACACAGAATATTGTAAATGTTGCTAACAGCATCATAAAAAATAACGCCAATCAATTGGAAAAGAATGTCTTTTCTGATAATGATGAGGGTGACAAGATAAAAATTACCAGATCTTATTCCGATAACGAAGAGGGTAAGAGCGTAGCAGAATCCATATTGCAAGAAAGAAGCATTAAATCTTTAGATTGGAATGATTTTGCTGTTCTGTATAGAACTAATGCGCAATCCAGATCTATGGAGGAAGCTTTAAGAAAAGCCAATATTCCTTATAAGATTTACGGTGGAATGTCTTTTTATCAAAGGAAAGAAATCAAGGATTTAATCGCTTATTTCAGGTTAACTTTTAACAATAATGACGAAGAAGCTTTTAAACGGGTAATTAATTACCCCGCCAGAGGAATTGGGAAAACCACTATAGATAAAATGATTCTTGCTGCCGACCAAAACGGTAAAACTTTATTTGATATTGCCACCAATGCCTTTCAGTTTTTAGATAACAGGGCAGCTACCGCAGTCAACAATTTCGCAACAACAATACAAAGTTTTGCTGCTATAGCGAAAAACAACAACGCTTTCGAAGCGGCCTCTCATATCGCACAACATTCAGGCCTTTTAAAGGATCTATATGAAGATAAATCCGTTGAAGGTTTAGCCAGATACGAAAATATTCAGGAGTTGCTGAATGGTATTAAGGAATTTTCGGAACGTGAAGATATTGAAGATCGGGGTTTAAGCGTTTTCATGGAAGATGTCGCTTTATTGACAAACGATGACAACCAAAAACCAGAAGATAAAGACACGGTATCTTTAATGACGATACACTCTTCTAAAGGTTTGGAATTTAATCAGGTTTATGTTGTTGGACTAGAAGAAAACCTCTTCCCAAGTCAGATGTCCTTAAATTCCAGAGCGGATTTAGAAGAAGAACGCCGATTATTTTATGTTGCAGTAACAAGAGCTGAAAAAAAACTGCATATAAGCTATGCTACTTCGAGATTTAAATTTGGAACGTTAGTAAATTCCGAACCTTCTCGTTTCCTTGATGAAATAGACCCGAGATATTTAGAAATTGAACTGCCGAAAAAAGCTTTTAGTTCAAATCCATCTTCTTTTGATGGCGAACGCAGTGCATGGAAATCCAAAACGTCTGAAGCTCCTGCTTCAACAGATGTATTTTCGAAACCAAAACCTGCTTCTCAAAAGGTTAAAACAACTTCTTTGCTATCGAAAGCGCATGTTCCTACCCCCGGATTTAAACCGGAAGATACTTCTAACTTACAGGTTGGAGAGATTGTGGAACATGAAAGATTTGGTTTTGGAAAAGTGATAAATCTGGAAGGTAATAAACCAGATATCAAGGCAACTATTTTCTTTAAAGAGATCGGCCAAAAGCAATTATTATTAAAATTTGCCAAACTTCGTATCGTTAAATCTTAAAATTCAGTAAAAATTTTGCCACAAGTGTTTCAGTTGTAAATGCTTTGTTTATTTTTGCTAAACCTTTGGGAAACCGTATATTTAACGATACCTTAATATTTAAAGCAATTAAAAAGCTACCATTTAAGCTTTTAACAGTTTCAAAATGAACGATACAAACACAGAAGTATTTGATTACAACACTTCGCGTAAAAAACTAATCCTTGCTGAATACGGAAGAAATGTTCAGAACATGGTAGAGTATATTTGTAATTTACCTACAAAAGAGGAGCGTAATAAATATGCCCAGGTGGTTATAGACATGATGGGATTCTTAAACCCGCATTTAAGAGATGTTCCTGATTTCAAACATAAACTTTGGGATCATTTACATATTATTTCCGGGTTTCAGATAGACGTAGATTCCCCTTATCCTGTTTTGGCTAAAGAGAGCATAAACGTAAAACCTGAACGTTTAGAGTACCCTCAAAGCAGAATCAGATTTAAACATTATGGTCATACCATAGAAATGATGATAAAGAAAGCCAAAGAGGTTACTGATTCTGAAAAGAAACAGCATATGGTAAATTCTATCGCCAACTTTATGAAGATGGCATATGTTCTATGGAATAAAGATCATGTAAATGATGAGCAGATAATGTCTGATCTGGCAGAACTTTCTAAAGGAGAATTAGATTTAAGCAACGTTGTTATCCAAAAAATTGACACCAAACAAACGAACAATCAATACTCCGGCGGAAGTGCATCCCGTAGTCAGAAATCTAATAACAACAACAGAAATTTCAAGCAGAACAACAATCAGAACGGCAAAAATCGCCCGAGGAACTATAACAACGGAAAAAAGAATTAAGAAATGATAAATGCATTTGAGATCCGTGGGGGAAAACCTTTAAAAGGAGAAATTGTACCTCAAGGTGCTAAGAACGAAGCATTACAAATTCTCTCTGCTGTATTGCTTACACCAGAGAAAGTAACTATTAGCAATATCCCGGACATCAAAGATGTCAACAAATTAATAGAACTTTTGGGAGATTTAGGTGTCGAGATCAATCGATTAAGTAAAGACACTTACGAGTTTTCTGCAAAAAACATCAATCTTGAATTTTTCCAGTCCCAGACTTTTAAAGCTAAAGGAGGAAGTTTAAGAGGCTCTATCATGATTGTCGGCCCTTTATTGGCTCGCTTTGGGAAAGCTGCAATTCCAAAACCAGGAGGTGATAAAATCGGAAGAAGAAGGTTAGACACACATTTTCTGGGTTTCGAGAAATTAGGGGCTAAATTTGTTTATAATCCAGACACTAACTTTTTCAACGTAGATGCTACCCAGCTGGAAGGTACATATATTCTGTTGGACGAAGCTTCTGTCACCGGAACTGCTAATATCGTTATGGCAGCAGTTTTAGCAAAAGGCACTACAACGATATATAACGCTGCCTGCGAACCATATCTTCAACAGCTATGTAAAATGTTGAACAGAATGGGTGCTAAAATTTCAGGAATAGGCTCTAATCTACTGACGATTGAAGGCGTTGAATCTTTAGGTGGTACAACACATAAAATGTTGCCAGATATGATCGAGATTGGCTCTTTCATTGGTTTGGCAGCTATGACAGGCTCAGAAATCACAATCAAAGACGTTTGCTATAAAGAGTTAGGAATAATTCCAAGTGTTTTTGCCCGATTGGGAATTAAAATGGAATTAAGAGGAGATGATCTTTTTATCCCCGCTCAGGAAAGCTACGAAATAGATACTTTTATTGACGGTTCTATCCTTACTGTTGCTGATGCCCCGTGGCCGGGGTTTACGCCTGATTTATTATCTATAGTTCTTGTTGTGGCTACTCAGGCTAAAGGCTCTGTACTGATACATCAAAAAATGTTCGAAAGCAGATTGTTCTTTGTAGACAAATTAATTGATATGGGTGCGCAAATTATTTTGTGCGATCCACATAGAGCTACTGTTATTGGTTTAGACAAAAAATACCAGCTTAAAGGAATAGAAATGACTTCTCCTGATATCAGAGCGGGGGTTTCTTTACTGATAGCTGCCTTGTCTGCTTCAGGAAAATCAATTATTCATAATATAGAACAAATCGAACGGGGTTATCAGGATATAGATACCCGACTAAAAGCACTTGGTGCCGATATCAGAAGACTCTAACAAAAAACTCTCCGATTTTCGGAGAGTTTTTTGTTTTAATTAATTCTTATTTTTTATTTTTCAAAAAACCTGAG
This genomic interval from Pseudopedobacter saltans DSM 12145 contains the following:
- a CDS encoding DUF4290 domain-containing protein, with protein sequence MNDTNTEVFDYNTSRKKLILAEYGRNVQNMVEYICNLPTKEERNKYAQVVIDMMGFLNPHLRDVPDFKHKLWDHLHIISGFQIDVDSPYPVLAKESINVKPERLEYPQSRIRFKHYGHTIEMMIKKAKEVTDSEKKQHMVNSIANFMKMAYVLWNKDHVNDEQIMSDLAELSKGELDLSNVVIQKIDTKQTNNQYSGGSASRSQKSNNNNRNFKQNNNQNGKNRPRNYNNGKKN
- a CDS encoding dipeptidase; amino-acid sequence: MQSIKNYIEENKPRFLEELFALLRFPSVSADPAYKNDVLATADFVAQKLRDAGAQNVEVCPTSGYPIVYGEKIINNNLPTVLVYGHYDVQPADPLELWHTPPFEPTVRDGKIYARGACDDKGQFYMHVKAFEAMMHTDNLPCNIKFMIEGEEEVGSDNLGKFVAANKERLAADVVLISDTSMISMETPSLETGLRGLSYMEVEVTGPNRDLHSGVYGGAVANPATILCQMIASLHDENNHITIPGFYDGVVELTEEERKDLNSAPFDLEEYKKDLEIEEVWGENGYSTLERTGTRPTLEVNGIWGGYTGAGAKTVLPSKAFAKISMRLVPGQDWEKISELFTEHFVSIAPKSVKVKVTKHHGGAAYVTPTDSPAFQAAYQAIEESFGKAPVPTRGGGSIPIVALFEEELGIKTVLMGFGLDSDNLHSPNEKYDIFNYYKGIETIPLFFKHFAELENK
- the murA gene encoding UDP-N-acetylglucosamine 1-carboxyvinyltransferase, with amino-acid sequence MNAFEIRGGKPLKGEIVPQGAKNEALQILSAVLLTPEKVTISNIPDIKDVNKLIELLGDLGVEINRLSKDTYEFSAKNINLEFFQSQTFKAKGGSLRGSIMIVGPLLARFGKAAIPKPGGDKIGRRRLDTHFLGFEKLGAKFVYNPDTNFFNVDATQLEGTYILLDEASVTGTANIVMAAVLAKGTTTIYNAACEPYLQQLCKMLNRMGAKISGIGSNLLTIEGVESLGGTTHKMLPDMIEIGSFIGLAAMTGSEITIKDVCYKELGIIPSVFARLGIKMELRGDDLFIPAQESYEIDTFIDGSILTVADAPWPGFTPDLLSIVLVVATQAKGSVLIHQKMFESRLFFVDKLIDMGAQIILCDPHRATVIGLDKKYQLKGIEMTSPDIRAGVSLLIAALSASGKSIIHNIEQIERGYQDIDTRLKALGADIRRL
- a CDS encoding ATP-dependent helicase, with the protein product MDYLKGLNSSQRQAVEQTEGPVMIVAGAGSGKTRVITYRVAHLIQKGVDPFQILVLTFTNKAAKEMRDRITKVVGPEAKNIWMGTFHSIFAKILRVEANKLGYPSNFTIYDTDDSKSLIKAILKEMNLDDKLYNPNFVYGRISMAKNNLISAAEYQNNEQIQADDFSTGRGQLGKVYATYTARCFKAGAMDFDDLLFKTNVLLKDHPDVLYKYQHKFKYLMVDEYQDTNFSQYLIVKKLAAVTYNLCVVGDDAQSIYGFRGANIQNILNFQKDYPDVKVFKLEQNYRSTQNIVNVANSIIKNNANQLEKNVFSDNDEGDKIKITRSYSDNEEGKSVAESILQERSIKSLDWNDFAVLYRTNAQSRSMEEALRKANIPYKIYGGMSFYQRKEIKDLIAYFRLTFNNNDEEAFKRVINYPARGIGKTTIDKMILAADQNGKTLFDIATNAFQFLDNRAATAVNNFATTIQSFAAIAKNNNAFEAASHIAQHSGLLKDLYEDKSVEGLARYENIQELLNGIKEFSEREDIEDRGLSVFMEDVALLTNDDNQKPEDKDTVSLMTIHSSKGLEFNQVYVVGLEENLFPSQMSLNSRADLEEERRLFYVAVTRAEKKLHISYATSRFKFGTLVNSEPSRFLDEIDPRYLEIELPKKAFSSNPSSFDGERSAWKSKTSEAPASTDVFSKPKPASQKVKTTSLLSKAHVPTPGFKPEDTSNLQVGEIVEHERFGFGKVINLEGNKPDIKATIFFKEIGQKQLLLKFAKLRIVKS